In Herbaspirillum seropedicae, a single window of DNA contains:
- a CDS encoding cryptochrome/photolyase family protein, whose protein sequence is MPQFDRSLVWFRRDLRMTDHAALYYALSQSRQVWCVFVFDTDILAALKAEGVTQDRRIDFLLASVAELDEALRHAGGGLIVLHGSAVTQIPALAAELDVQAVYANTDYEPAAVERDAAVAQTLAKSGAQLLSYKDQVIFEKDEVLTQSAKPFSVFTPYKNAWMSKLAAADGDFFLKPYPVEKYLTALASPPGKAGHALPSHRQLGFAPSNLQELKIPTGMSGAQSLLDEFLDRIGSYGAARDFPAVKGPSYLSVHLRFGTISIRTLARAAMQAMHAGQGAAGAAVWLSELTWRDFYFMILHHHPRVTRHAFKPEYDAIQWEQGPQAEALFAAWCEGRTGYPLVDAAMAQINQSGYMHNRLRMVVASFLTKDLGIDWRWGERYFARHLNDFDLAANNGGWQWASSSGCDAQPYFRIFNPVTQSEKFDPDGKFIRRYLPQLAKLSNKRIHAPWTATPDERMDAGVVLGQNYPRPIVDHAQARERTLARYAVVKKAE, encoded by the coding sequence ATGCCTCAATTCGACAGATCCCTGGTCTGGTTCCGCCGTGACCTGCGCATGACCGACCACGCTGCGCTCTACTACGCGCTTTCGCAGAGCCGGCAAGTGTGGTGCGTGTTCGTCTTCGACACCGACATCCTCGCTGCCCTCAAGGCCGAGGGCGTCACGCAGGATCGCCGCATCGATTTCCTGCTGGCCAGCGTGGCCGAGCTCGATGAAGCCCTGCGCCACGCCGGCGGCGGACTGATCGTGCTGCACGGGTCGGCCGTCACGCAGATCCCGGCGCTAGCCGCCGAGCTGGACGTGCAAGCGGTTTATGCCAACACCGACTACGAACCCGCTGCCGTGGAACGCGACGCGGCGGTGGCCCAGACCCTGGCCAAGAGCGGCGCTCAATTGCTGAGCTACAAGGACCAGGTGATCTTCGAGAAGGACGAAGTGCTGACGCAATCGGCCAAACCCTTCTCTGTCTTCACGCCCTACAAGAATGCCTGGATGAGCAAGCTGGCCGCAGCCGACGGCGACTTCTTCCTCAAGCCCTATCCGGTCGAGAAGTACCTCACGGCCCTGGCAAGCCCACCCGGCAAGGCAGGACACGCCCTGCCCTCGCACAGGCAACTGGGCTTTGCGCCCAGCAATCTGCAGGAACTGAAGATTCCCACCGGCATGTCGGGCGCACAAAGCCTGCTGGACGAATTCCTCGACCGCATCGGCAGCTATGGCGCGGCGCGCGACTTCCCGGCGGTGAAGGGACCGTCCTACCTGTCGGTGCATCTGCGCTTTGGCACCATCTCCATCCGCACCCTGGCGCGGGCGGCCATGCAGGCCATGCATGCCGGACAAGGAGCGGCGGGCGCGGCGGTGTGGCTGTCGGAACTGACCTGGCGCGATTTCTATTTCATGATCCTGCACCACCACCCCCGCGTCACCCGCCACGCCTTCAAGCCCGAATACGACGCCATCCAGTGGGAGCAAGGCCCGCAGGCCGAAGCACTCTTTGCCGCCTGGTGCGAGGGCCGCACCGGCTATCCGCTGGTCGATGCCGCCATGGCGCAGATCAACCAGAGCGGCTACATGCACAACCGCCTGCGCATGGTGGTGGCCAGCTTCCTGACCAAGGACCTGGGCATCGACTGGCGCTGGGGCGAGCGCTACTTTGCGCGTCACCTCAATGACTTCGACCTCGCCGCCAACAACGGCGGCTGGCAGTGGGCCTCCTCCTCGGGCTGCGATGCCCAGCCCTACTTCCGCATCTTCAATCCGGTGACGCAGTCGGAGAAATTCGATCCCGACGGCAAGTTCATCCGCCGCTATCTGCCGCAACTGGCCAAGCTCTCCAACAAGCGCATCCATGCGCCGTGGACGGCCACGCCAGATGAACGCATGGATGCCGGCGTGGTGCTGGGACAGAACTATCCCCGCCCCATCGTCGATCACGCCCAGGCGCGCGAGCGCACGCTGGCGCGCTATGCGGTCGTGAAGAAAGCCGAGTAA
- the rnr gene encoding ribonuclease R: protein MSQFPYSIPSREEILGILRTSSGAQNAAALAAALGVKPEEMDGLTRRLNAMERDGQIKPDRAGHYKLTHSPDFILGRVSSHRDGFGFLLPDDGSDDLFLPEKEMQKVMHGDRVQARIVGTDRRGRPEGTIVEVVERANTHVIGRLLNENGVWIVAPEDKRIGHDVLLAGPPGKAKAGQVVSVELTEHPSRYTQPVGKIVEILGDIDDPGMEIEIAVRKYGVPHEFSEAAKKLSAKLPSEVKAADLKDRVDLRDVPLVTIDGEDARDFDDAVYCEPVKIGRTKGYRLIVAIADVSHYVKPNDALDVDALERSTSVYFPRRVIPMLPEKLSNGLCSLNPDVDRLTLVCDAVITAKGEIKAYQFYPAVIHSAARLTYTEVASILANTKGPEAARRIGLVPHLTHLYEVFQALLTARQARGAIDFETTETYIVCNAAGKIEKILPRTRNDAHRLIEECMLAANVCAADLLKRHDHPALYRIHAGPTKEKLTTLRTFLKQVGLTLGGGDTPSASDYAELMPKVKARPDAVLIQTMLLRSMQQAVYSPDNIGHFGLSYESYAHFTSPIRRYPDLLTHRAIKAVLQGKRYEPKGIDSGALNTSISPAARKAQAQQRAADKAAGKKPRGESALAIWEALGLHCSANERRADEASRDVEAWLKCYFIRDKLGEEFTGTISGVATFGIFVQLDALYIEGLVHVTELGADYFQYDEARHELRGERTGIRYQLTDRVTVQVSRVDLDARKIDLSLVNEPGIRTLLKNEAKRAESAARSKSAGGRQAQEASQPAARGKKGAAAKPAASAAGSKAKGGAKAKAGGARTSTTRPGEADRKRAASKGFAKGKKKR, encoded by the coding sequence TTGAGCCAATTTCCCTATTCCATTCCCAGCCGGGAAGAAATCCTCGGCATCCTGCGCACTTCGTCCGGCGCGCAAAACGCTGCCGCCCTGGCAGCCGCGCTCGGCGTCAAGCCTGAAGAAATGGATGGCCTGACGCGCCGCCTCAACGCCATGGAGCGTGACGGCCAGATCAAGCCGGATCGCGCAGGTCACTACAAACTGACCCATTCGCCCGACTTCATCCTGGGCCGCGTCTCCAGCCATCGCGATGGCTTCGGTTTCCTGCTGCCCGATGACGGCAGCGATGACCTGTTCCTGCCAGAGAAGGAAATGCAGAAGGTCATGCATGGCGACCGCGTCCAGGCGCGCATCGTCGGCACCGACCGCCGTGGTCGTCCGGAAGGCACCATCGTCGAAGTCGTGGAGCGCGCCAACACCCACGTGATCGGCCGCCTGCTCAATGAAAACGGCGTCTGGATCGTCGCTCCGGAAGACAAGCGCATCGGCCACGACGTGCTGCTGGCCGGTCCCCCGGGCAAGGCCAAGGCGGGGCAGGTGGTCAGCGTGGAGCTGACCGAGCATCCCTCGCGCTACACGCAACCGGTGGGCAAGATCGTCGAGATCCTCGGTGACATCGACGACCCCGGCATGGAAATCGAAATCGCCGTGCGCAAGTACGGCGTGCCGCATGAATTCTCCGAAGCGGCCAAGAAGCTCTCGGCCAAGCTGCCCAGCGAAGTCAAGGCGGCGGACCTGAAGGATCGCGTCGACCTGCGCGATGTGCCGCTGGTCACCATCGATGGTGAAGACGCCCGCGACTTCGACGACGCGGTCTACTGCGAACCCGTCAAGATCGGCCGCACCAAGGGCTATCGCCTGATCGTCGCCATTGCCGACGTGAGCCACTACGTCAAGCCCAATGACGCGCTGGATGTGGATGCGCTGGAGCGCAGCACCTCGGTCTACTTCCCGCGCCGGGTCATCCCGATGCTGCCGGAAAAGCTCTCCAACGGCCTGTGCTCGCTGAACCCGGACGTGGACCGCCTGACCCTGGTGTGCGACGCTGTCATCACCGCCAAGGGCGAGATCAAGGCCTACCAGTTCTATCCCGCCGTGATCCACTCGGCAGCCCGCCTGACCTATACCGAAGTGGCCTCCATCCTGGCCAATACCAAGGGCCCGGAAGCGGCGCGCCGCATCGGCCTGGTGCCGCACCTGACGCACCTCTACGAAGTGTTCCAGGCGCTCTTGACGGCGCGCCAGGCGCGTGGCGCCATCGACTTCGAGACCACCGAGACCTACATCGTCTGCAACGCCGCCGGCAAGATCGAGAAGATCCTGCCACGCACCCGCAACGATGCGCACCGCCTGATCGAGGAATGCATGCTGGCCGCCAACGTCTGCGCGGCCGACCTGCTCAAGCGTCACGATCATCCCGCGCTCTACCGCATCCACGCCGGTCCGACCAAGGAAAAGCTGACGACCTTGCGGACCTTCCTCAAGCAGGTCGGCCTCACGCTCGGCGGTGGTGACACCCCCAGCGCTTCCGACTATGCCGAGCTGATGCCCAAGGTCAAGGCCCGCCCGGATGCGGTGCTGATCCAGACCATGCTGCTGCGCTCCATGCAGCAGGCGGTCTACAGCCCCGACAACATCGGCCACTTCGGCCTGTCCTACGAGTCCTACGCGCACTTCACCAGCCCGATCCGCCGTTATCCCGACCTCTTGACGCACCGCGCCATCAAGGCCGTGCTGCAGGGCAAGCGCTACGAACCCAAGGGGATCGACAGCGGCGCCTTGAATACCTCGATCTCGCCCGCGGCCCGCAAGGCGCAGGCGCAACAGCGCGCCGCTGACAAGGCGGCAGGCAAGAAGCCGCGCGGCGAGAGTGCGCTGGCGATCTGGGAAGCGCTGGGCCTGCACTGCTCGGCCAACGAACGCCGCGCCGACGAGGCTTCGCGTGATGTGGAAGCCTGGCTGAAGTGCTACTTCATCCGCGACAAGCTGGGCGAGGAATTCACCGGCACCATCTCCGGCGTGGCCACCTTTGGCATCTTCGTGCAACTCGATGCGCTCTACATCGAAGGCCTGGTGCACGTCACCGAACTGGGGGCGGACTACTTCCAGTACGACGAAGCGCGCCATGAGCTGCGCGGCGAGCGCACTGGCATCCGTTACCAGTTGACCGACCGCGTCACCGTGCAGGTCAGCCGCGTGGACCTGGATGCGCGCAAGATCGACCTGTCGCTGGTCAACGAACCGGGCATTCGCACCTTGCTCAAGAACGAAGCCAAGCGCGCTGAAAGCGCCGCACGCAGCAAGTCCGCTGGCGGCCGGCAAGCACAGGAGGCCAGCCAGCCCGCCGCCCGCGGCAAGAAGGGCGCAGCCGCCAAGCCGGCCGCCTCGGCCGCCGGCAGCAAGGCCAAGGGCGGCGCCAAGGCCAAGGCCGGCGGAGCCCGCACCAGCACGACCCGGCCCGGTGAGGCCGACCGCAAGCGCGCAGCCTCCAAGGGTTTCGCCAAGGGCAAGAAGAAGCGATGA
- the rlmB gene encoding 23S rRNA (guanosine(2251)-2'-O)-methyltransferase RlmB codes for MKSKMIFGFHAVTSRIRHEASSVDEIYVDAERRDRRMLDLLHAAKEANVRIIQADDQRLAAMVGTRRHQGVVAKAAALSLARTLDELLDAVVGPPLLLILDGITDPHNLGACLRVADGAGAHAVIAPKDRAVGLNATAMKVSSGASDTVPYITVTNLARTMRDLKERGVWIIGTSDDAEKGLYEGDFTGPTALVMGSEGEGMRRLTRETCDVLVNIPMFGSVESLNVSVASGVCLYEARRQRLPK; via the coding sequence ATGAAGAGCAAAATGATTTTCGGCTTCCATGCCGTGACCTCCCGCATCCGCCACGAGGCTTCCTCGGTAGACGAGATCTACGTGGATGCCGAGCGCCGCGACCGTCGCATGCTGGATCTGCTGCATGCGGCCAAGGAAGCCAATGTGCGCATCATCCAGGCCGATGACCAGCGCCTGGCGGCCATGGTCGGCACGCGCCGTCACCAGGGCGTGGTGGCCAAGGCCGCCGCGCTGTCGCTGGCGCGCACGCTCGATGAGCTGCTCGACGCCGTGGTCGGCCCGCCGCTGCTGCTGATCCTCGATGGCATCACCGATCCGCACAACCTGGGCGCCTGCCTGCGCGTGGCCGACGGCGCCGGCGCGCACGCCGTGATCGCTCCCAAGGATCGCGCCGTGGGCTTGAATGCCACGGCCATGAAGGTGTCCAGCGGTGCGTCCGATACCGTGCCCTACATCACCGTCACCAACCTGGCGCGCACCATGCGCGACCTGAAGGAGCGCGGTGTGTGGATCATCGGCACCTCCGATGATGCCGAGAAGGGTCTCTACGAAGGCGACTTCACCGGTCCCACCGCCCTGGTGATGGGCTCCGAAGGCGAGGGCATGCGCCGTCTCACCCGCGAGACTTGCGATGTGCTGGTCAACATCCCCATGTTCGGTTCGGTCGAGAGCTTGAATGTGTCCGTGGCGTCGGGTGTGTGTCTGTACGAGGCGCGACGCCAGCGCTTGCCCAAGTAA
- the cysE gene encoding serine O-acetyltransferase, giving the protein MFSRLREDIASIRARDPAARNSWEVLTCYPGLHALILHRWAKACWQAQLKWLGRFISQLGRMLTGIEIHPGATIGRRVFIDHGMGVVIGETAIVGDDSTIYQGVTLGGTSLVKGAKRHPTLGRGVIIGAGAKVLGGFTVGDGAKVGSNAVVTKEVPAGTTAVGNPARIIERNTVSAEPDQAAARLFAAYGVMPNGDDPLSKALHGLINQVAAQEQQLQVMLAALQGAGIGCRRLEEAGQFDAAQLNRLVD; this is encoded by the coding sequence ATGTTCAGCCGACTCAGAGAAGACATCGCCAGCATCCGTGCGCGGGACCCCGCCGCACGCAACAGCTGGGAGGTGCTGACCTGTTATCCCGGCCTGCATGCGCTGATCCTGCATCGCTGGGCCAAGGCCTGCTGGCAGGCGCAACTGAAATGGCTGGGCCGTTTCATCTCGCAACTGGGTCGCATGCTCACCGGCATCGAGATCCATCCGGGCGCCACCATAGGGCGGCGCGTGTTCATCGATCACGGCATGGGCGTGGTGATCGGCGAGACCGCCATCGTGGGGGACGATAGCACCATCTACCAGGGCGTGACGTTGGGCGGCACATCGCTGGTCAAGGGCGCCAAGCGCCATCCTACGCTGGGCCGTGGCGTCATCATCGGCGCCGGCGCCAAGGTGCTGGGCGGCTTTACTGTCGGTGATGGGGCCAAGGTCGGTTCCAATGCCGTGGTGACCAAGGAAGTGCCGGCTGGAACGACAGCGGTGGGTAACCCGGCGCGCATCATCGAACGCAACACCGTCTCGGCAGAGCCTGATCAGGCGGCTGCGCGGCTGTTTGCGGCCTATGGCGTGATGCCCAACGGCGATGATCCGCTGTCGAAGGCCTTGCACGGGCTCATCAACCAGGTGGCGGCGCAGGAGCAGCAGCTCCAGGTGATGCTGGCCGCCTTGCAGGGAGCGGGGATAGGGTGTCGACGCCTGGAAGAGGCCGGACAATTCGACGCCGCGCAGCTGAACCGGCTGGTCGACTGA
- a CDS encoding UDP-2,3-diacylglucosamine diphosphatase, which produces MTDFQFMQKAQPTVALFVSDLHLQASLPRTTAAFLAFLQSHAAQTQQLYLLGDIFEYWAGDDDLATPYNQFIADALKALQAQGVQLYWMAGNRDFLVGQAFADAAGLTLLQDPHVITAAGRRLTLAHGDAQCTDDHAYMAFRAQVRQPAYQQQFLAMPLAQRKAIIEGIRKNSQDANQSKEMAIMDVNAGAIDTLFAQTGTDTLIHGHTHRPALHRLGEGPAGKLRYVLPDWEYDVETPRGGWISLTADGALHRHDVNGDEIA; this is translated from the coding sequence ATGACTGATTTCCAGTTCATGCAGAAAGCGCAACCGACGGTTGCGCTTTTTGTTTCCGACCTCCATTTGCAGGCCAGCCTGCCGCGCACCACGGCCGCCTTCCTGGCCTTCCTGCAGAGCCATGCAGCGCAGACGCAGCAGTTGTACCTGCTGGGTGACATCTTCGAATACTGGGCCGGCGACGACGACCTGGCCACCCCCTACAACCAGTTCATTGCCGATGCGCTCAAAGCGCTGCAGGCTCAGGGCGTGCAACTGTACTGGATGGCCGGCAACCGCGACTTCCTGGTCGGCCAGGCCTTTGCCGACGCCGCCGGCCTGACGCTGCTGCAGGACCCGCACGTCATCACCGCCGCTGGCCGCAGGCTGACGCTGGCCCATGGCGACGCCCAGTGTACCGATGACCATGCCTACATGGCCTTCCGCGCCCAGGTACGCCAGCCGGCCTACCAGCAGCAGTTCCTGGCCATGCCGCTGGCGCAGCGCAAGGCCATCATCGAGGGCATCCGCAAGAACAGCCAGGACGCCAACCAGAGCAAGGAAATGGCGATCATGGATGTCAACGCTGGCGCCATCGACACTCTCTTTGCGCAGACCGGGACCGATACACTGATCCACGGCCATACGCATCGCCCTGCCCTGCATCGCCTGGGCGAAGGGCCGGCCGGGAAACTGCGTTATGTCCTGCCGGATTGGGAATACGACGTGGAAACGCCGCGTGGCGGCTGGATCAGCCTGACGGCCGATGGCGCGCTGCACCGGCATGATGTGAACGGCGACGAGATCGCCTGA
- a CDS encoding peptidylprolyl isomerase has protein sequence MAVLLTTNHGTIKIELDAEKAPKTVENFLAYVNAGHYNGTIFHRVIDGFMIQGGGFEPGMKQKETREPIENEAKNGLKNEPYTLAMARTAAPHSASAQFFINVKNNSFLDYPGQDGWGYCVFGKVVEGTEVVDKIKGVKTTRAGMFADVPAEDVVIEKAEVV, from the coding sequence ATGGCAGTTCTGCTCACCACCAACCACGGCACCATCAAGATCGAACTGGATGCGGAAAAGGCGCCCAAGACCGTTGAAAACTTCCTGGCCTACGTCAACGCCGGCCACTACAACGGCACCATCTTCCACCGCGTCATCGACGGTTTCATGATCCAGGGCGGCGGTTTCGAACCCGGCATGAAGCAGAAGGAAACCCGCGAGCCGATCGAGAACGAAGCCAAGAATGGCTTGAAGAACGAGCCCTACACCCTGGCCATGGCCCGCACCGCCGCTCCGCACTCGGCCTCGGCGCAGTTCTTCATCAACGTCAAGAACAACAGCTTCCTGGACTACCCGGGCCAGGATGGCTGGGGCTACTGCGTCTTCGGCAAGGTCGTCGAAGGCACTGAAGTGGTCGACAAGATCAAGGGTGTGAAGACCACCCGCGCCGGCATGTTCGCCGACGTGCCGGCGGAAGACGTGGTGATCGAGAAGGCAGAAGTGGTCTGA
- a CDS encoding peptidylprolyl isomerase, with product MILSRRHLLRMAAALSLSTALAVPALAADAPRVLLKTSMGDITVELNPEKAPVSVENFLKYVKKGQYNGTVFHRVINGFMIQGGGMDQNLREKPTDAPIKNEANNGLKNEVYTIAMARTSAPHSATAQFFINVANNRFLDYPGQDGWGYAVFGKVVAGTEVVDKIKQVRTGAGDVPSTPVVIESATLVK from the coding sequence ATGATCCTCTCCCGTCGTCACCTGCTGCGCATGGCCGCAGCATTGTCCCTGTCTACTGCGCTGGCCGTCCCGGCGCTGGCTGCTGACGCCCCGCGCGTGCTGCTCAAGACCAGCATGGGCGATATCACCGTCGAGCTGAACCCCGAAAAGGCGCCGGTCTCGGTGGAGAACTTCCTCAAGTACGTCAAGAAGGGCCAGTACAACGGCACCGTCTTCCATCGCGTCATCAATGGCTTCATGATCCAGGGCGGCGGCATGGACCAGAACCTGCGCGAAAAGCCCACCGATGCGCCGATCAAGAACGAGGCCAATAACGGCTTGAAGAACGAGGTTTATACTATCGCCATGGCGCGCACCTCGGCCCCGCATTCGGCGACCGCGCAATTCTTCATCAATGTCGCCAACAACCGCTTCCTGGATTATCCGGGCCAGGATGGTTGGGGTTACGCCGTGTTCGGCAAGGTCGTGGCCGGCACTGAGGTAGTCGACAAGATCAAGCAGGTGCGCACCGGCGCCGGCGATGTCCCGAGCACCCCGGTGGTGATCGAATCGGCCACCCTGGTCAAGTAA